In Deinococcus sp. QL22, the following are encoded in one genomic region:
- the odhB gene encoding 2-oxoglutarate dehydrogenase complex dihydrolipoyllysine-residue succinyltransferase, with protein MADIKVPVFSESVSEGTLLTWHKKPGDALKRGEVIAEIETDKVVLEVTAQQDGVLQSVLKSEGDTVLSEEVLGTVGEAGSAPAATPAPSADQAAGPVANEASAGGTATQPDGQSSTPERREDLSPAVRKVVVENNLNPAQIPATGPKGNITKADAVGAIGSASAANTSAAASAPAAVSAPTPAPAATIPSGPRTEQRVPMTRIRQRISERLKEVQNTAAILTTFNEVNMQPAMDLRKKYQDQFVAKHGTKLGFMSLFVRAATEALKAFPVVNASVDGKDIIYHGFYDIGIAVASERGLVVPILRDTDTMSLAGIEKEIAGYAQKAKNGKLTMDDMSGGTFSITNGGTFGSMMSTPIINSPQSAILGMHNIIERPIAQNGQVVIAPMMYLALSYDHRIIDGKEAVQFLVMIKNLLEDPARMLLEL; from the coding sequence ATGGCAGACATCAAGGTTCCTGTTTTTAGTGAGTCGGTCAGTGAAGGCACGCTGCTGACGTGGCACAAGAAACCCGGCGACGCTCTCAAGCGCGGCGAGGTCATCGCAGAGATCGAAACCGACAAGGTGGTGCTGGAAGTCACCGCCCAGCAAGACGGCGTGCTGCAAAGCGTGCTGAAAAGTGAGGGCGATACCGTTCTCAGCGAGGAAGTGCTGGGCACGGTAGGCGAGGCAGGGAGCGCACCAGCGGCAACCCCAGCCCCCTCCGCAGATCAGGCGGCTGGCCCGGTGGCGAATGAGGCCAGCGCAGGCGGCACGGCTACCCAACCTGACGGCCAGAGCAGTACGCCCGAGCGCCGCGAAGACCTCTCGCCCGCCGTGCGGAAGGTCGTCGTAGAGAACAATCTCAACCCCGCCCAGATTCCCGCCACTGGCCCCAAAGGGAACATCACCAAGGCCGACGCGGTGGGCGCGATTGGCAGTGCCAGTGCTGCAAACACCAGTGCTGCGGCGAGTGCCCCGGCTGCTGTTTCTGCCCCCACGCCCGCTCCCGCTGCCACCATTCCCAGCGGCCCCCGCACCGAACAGCGCGTGCCCATGACCCGTATCCGCCAGCGCATTTCCGAGCGCCTAAAAGAAGTGCAGAACACCGCAGCGATCCTGACCACCTTCAACGAAGTGAACATGCAGCCCGCCATGGATCTTCGCAAGAAGTACCAGGATCAGTTTGTCGCCAAGCACGGCACCAAGCTGGGCTTTATGAGCCTGTTCGTCCGGGCCGCCACTGAAGCTCTGAAAGCCTTCCCGGTGGTCAATGCCAGTGTGGACGGCAAAGACATCATCTACCACGGCTTTTACGATATCGGCATTGCGGTGGCCTCCGAGCGCGGCCTGGTCGTGCCCATCCTGCGCGACACCGACACCATGAGCCTCGCCGGAATTGAGAAGGAAATCGCGGGCTATGCCCAGAAGGCCAAGAACGGCAAGCTGACGATGGACGACATGAGCGGCGGCACCTTCTCCATTACCAACGGCGGCACCTTCGGCTCCATGATGAGCACGCCGATCATCAACTCGCCCCAGAGCGCCATTCTGGGCATGCACAACATCATCGAGCGGCCTATTGCCCAGAACGGTCAGGTGGTCATCGCGCCCATGATGTACCTCGCGCTCAGCTACGACCACCGCATCATCGACGGCAAGGAAGCCGTGCAGTTTCTGGTCATGATCAAGAACCTCCTGGAAGACCCGGCCCGGATGCTGCTGGAACTGTAA
- a CDS encoding 2-oxoglutarate dehydrogenase E1 component, giving the protein MTLSQTIMSGGNAAFIEGLYEAYLADPQSVDAEWRVYFDQLRGGATETAHSPVQRAFYELGTQRRGNAVLPVPQGVSGAAQAAGALITAFRVYGHISAHTNPLKMRGLPVVPELTPEYYGLSAADLNETVRDGAFDAPLKQVITQLHETYCGAIGFEFNYLPSNERAWFQERVEAGRGRGSYTAEERRRLMIKLNAAEGLELYLKNRYPGVKRFGLEGGESFIPLVDRIIQQAGRHGVKETVLGMAHRGRLNMLVNIFGKKPSALFDEFDGKKKISDNPDVAGDVKYHMGYSSDVRTPGGPMHLALAFNPSHLEIVSPVVHGSVRARQDRRGDAERKTVLPITIHGDAAVSGQGVVMETLNLSRLRGFSTGGAVRIVINNQVGFTISDPRDTRSSRYCTDVAKIANAPVLHVNGDDPEAVAYCGDLALEYRQTFGKDVFIDLICFRRNGHNEGDEPRMTQPIMYREIDTHPGTRALYAKQLEEAGVLGAGEGDVLVNHFRDLLDAGNEVVEEMENLEQSKLAVDWSEYLHTNWKDEVATAVPQAKLTEIGLALNEVPEGFVVHRTVQRVLNSRKAMSRGEQPLDWGMGEMLAYATLLDEGYGVRLVGQDSGRGTFVHRHAVLHDQNATDPMHGDYLGLAHIGPHQGRVEVIDSTLSEEAVMAFEYGYSTSEPKALIAWEGQFGDFANGAQAVIDQFLSAGESKWQRLSGLTLLLPHGYEGAGPEHSSARLERYLQLCAQKNMQVVVPSSAAQMFHLLRRQVLRPYRKPLIVMTPKSLLRNKQAMNPLSDFTGSRFHEVIGDDTVEKARRVVVSSGKLHWELVEARNADAEGYAGTALIRLEQLYPFPAAALSAELAKHPGAQVVWAQEEPENQGAWLMIWEDLEANLAPGQVLLHASRARSASTAAGYASVHATEQAAVIAAALGEKVSRQVVQEQKELAQEAKAQG; this is encoded by the coding sequence ATGACACTGTCGCAGACCATCATGTCGGGCGGGAACGCAGCCTTTATCGAAGGGCTGTATGAGGCGTATTTGGCTGACCCGCAGAGTGTGGACGCCGAGTGGCGCGTTTACTTTGACCAATTGCGCGGCGGGGCCACCGAAACCGCCCATTCGCCCGTGCAGCGTGCTTTTTATGAACTCGGCACCCAGCGCCGGGGGAATGCTGTGTTGCCAGTACCGCAGGGCGTCAGCGGCGCGGCGCAGGCAGCGGGCGCACTGATTACCGCCTTCCGCGTGTACGGCCATATCAGCGCCCACACCAATCCCCTGAAGATGCGCGGCCTGCCCGTGGTGCCCGAACTGACCCCGGAATACTACGGCCTCAGCGCCGCTGACCTGAACGAAACCGTGCGTGACGGCGCGTTCGATGCGCCCCTCAAGCAAGTCATCACCCAACTGCACGAAACGTACTGCGGGGCCATCGGTTTCGAGTTCAACTACCTGCCCTCCAACGAGCGGGCCTGGTTTCAGGAGCGCGTGGAGGCCGGGCGTGGGCGCGGCAGTTACACCGCCGAAGAACGCCGCCGCCTGATGATCAAGCTCAACGCCGCCGAAGGGCTGGAGTTGTACCTCAAAAACCGCTACCCCGGCGTCAAGCGGTTTGGTCTGGAAGGCGGCGAGAGCTTTATTCCCTTGGTAGACCGGATTATTCAGCAGGCGGGCAGGCACGGCGTGAAGGAAACCGTGCTGGGCATGGCCCACCGGGGCCGCCTGAACATGCTGGTCAATATTTTCGGCAAGAAGCCCAGCGCCCTGTTTGATGAATTCGACGGCAAAAAGAAGATCAGCGACAACCCCGACGTGGCGGGCGACGTGAAGTACCACATGGGCTATTCCAGCGATGTGCGGACTCCCGGCGGCCCGATGCACCTCGCGCTGGCCTTCAACCCGTCGCACCTGGAAATCGTGTCGCCTGTGGTGCACGGCAGCGTGCGTGCCCGTCAGGATCGGCGCGGTGACGCCGAGCGCAAGACGGTTCTGCCGATCACCATTCACGGCGACGCTGCTGTGAGTGGGCAGGGCGTGGTCATGGAGACGCTGAACCTGTCGCGTCTGCGCGGCTTTTCCACGGGCGGGGCAGTCCGGATCGTCATCAACAACCAGGTCGGCTTTACCATCTCCGACCCGCGCGACACCCGCAGCAGCCGCTACTGCACCGATGTCGCCAAGATTGCCAACGCGCCCGTGCTGCACGTCAACGGCGACGATCCCGAAGCGGTGGCCTACTGCGGCGACCTCGCGCTGGAATACCGCCAGACCTTCGGCAAAGACGTGTTTATCGACCTGATCTGCTTCCGGCGCAACGGTCACAACGAGGGCGACGAGCCGCGCATGACCCAGCCGATCATGTACCGCGAGATCGACACGCACCCCGGCACCCGCGCCCTGTACGCCAAGCAACTTGAAGAAGCGGGCGTGCTGGGCGCAGGCGAGGGCGACGTGCTGGTCAACCATTTCCGCGATCTGCTGGACGCAGGCAACGAAGTGGTCGAGGAAATGGAGAACCTGGAACAGAGTAAGTTGGCGGTGGACTGGAGCGAGTACCTGCACACCAACTGGAAAGACGAGGTGGCGACTGCCGTACCGCAGGCCAAGCTGACCGAAATCGGCCTCGCGCTCAATGAAGTTCCCGAAGGCTTCGTTGTTCACCGCACTGTGCAGCGCGTTCTGAACAGCCGTAAAGCCATGTCGCGCGGCGAGCAACCGCTGGACTGGGGCATGGGCGAAATGCTGGCCTACGCCACCCTGCTCGACGAGGGCTACGGCGTGCGCTTGGTGGGTCAGGATTCGGGGCGCGGTACATTTGTGCACCGCCACGCCGTGCTGCACGACCAGAATGCCACCGATCCCATGCACGGCGACTATCTGGGGCTGGCCCACATCGGGCCGCATCAGGGCCGCGTGGAAGTCATCGATTCCACCCTCTCCGAGGAAGCGGTGATGGCCTTCGAGTACGGCTACAGCACCTCTGAACCCAAAGCTCTGATCGCCTGGGAAGGTCAGTTTGGAGACTTTGCCAACGGCGCTCAGGCCGTCATCGACCAGTTCCTGAGTGCGGGCGAGAGCAAGTGGCAACGCCTGAGCGGGCTGACGTTGCTGCTGCCGCACGGATACGAGGGTGCAGGCCCGGAACACAGCAGCGCCCGTCTGGAACGGTATTTGCAGTTGTGTGCCCAGAAAAACATGCAGGTGGTGGTGCCCAGCAGCGCCGCCCAGATGTTCCATTTGCTGCGGCGTCAGGTTCTGCGCCCGTACCGCAAACCCCTGATCGTGATGACGCCCAAGAGCCTCTTGCGGAACAAGCAGGCCATGAACCCACTGAGCGACTTTACGGGTAGCCGTTTCCATGAAGTCATTGGCGACGACACCGTGGAGAAGGCCCGCCGCGTGGTGGTCAGCAGCGGCAAACTGCACTGGGAACTCGTCGAGGCCCGCAACGCCGACGCTGAAGGCTACGCAGGCACCGCCCTGATCCGTCTGGAGCAGCTGTATCCCTTCCCTGCCGCCGCCCTGAGTGCCGAGCTTGCCAAGCACCCCGGCGCACAGGTCGTGTGGGCACAGGAAGAACCCGAAAACCAGGGCGCGTGGCTGATGATCTGGGAAGACCTGGAAGCCAACCTCGCCCCCGGACAGGTTCTCTTGCACGCCAGCCGCGCCCGCAGCGCCAGCACCGCCGCCGGATATGCCAGCGTGCATGCCACCGAGCAGGCCGCCGTGATCGCCGCCGCACTGGGCGAAAAAGTAAGCCGCCAAGTGGTGCAGGAGCAAAAAGAACTGGCGCAGGAAGCCAAAGCGCAGGGCTGA
- a CDS encoding bifunctional diguanylate cyclase/phosphodiesterase has product MTRQQAETVVGWLQDQQSQLNTRTRSWAALPDPLLMAADLLSTGDLQGMALLSGGRVTTAMIASDVPPADWQPGAVAPRQRFAIRGNRVWLLARAKRLGDTELLLMRQIDAGVLSPAPFVTRVSVASEPAKLLPGQATISAPDDLSIAAADPRDLNSVNDDAARLGSSNSANPNPIVSVQSNTSVQSVRTFAKGQGGRALEVWVSQPRTLHDQGVRAVRTASLTVLVLILACIVMALCLLDSLVFARLARLRRFVQRIETEPDTAARLHLGQGEDELHLVARALNLTLDRVTGDHNIMRAQGETLRLIAENGNVDDVLRVIQAALERRSPGAPAELQSFGPPTLAGMNYMDPTIWAVSVRGRAGDRYGQLRLTYPGVLPEDIASEAAWMAELLGVAAEQERLRGQLSFHAYNDELTGLPNRRGLLRTLARTVPDALERGTPVAVLYLDLDRFKRLNDTLGHAAGDELLRQVAARIGRACCPNDQAARLGGDEFVIVLPRAGTEAEVAQIAQRLVTTLETPFEVFGHAFQPTASIGVALAPRDGHDPEQLLRLADLAMVHAKARGPGRVAFFTPDLEDALLDRVQIENDLRETLRTGGLTLAYQPLVNLSTGRAEGLEALLRWIHPLRGPVPPSIFIPIAEDAGLIGLLGDWVLREATTQLAAWRSQGIETHVAINVSAVQLLTPNFVVQVKAALEDNGLPPSALALEVTESLLMDGTPGSAAHTHLMKLSNHGVRVWVDDFGTGYSSLSYLHRLPIHAVKVDRSFVMGLRSGPEAERIIETIVTLAHHLDLKVVAEGVEQDWQAEVLKRLGCDHAQGYFYARPAAAGQVPRLFATPLGQVLQPALPPSQAK; this is encoded by the coding sequence ATGACCCGCCAACAGGCCGAAACGGTGGTGGGTTGGCTGCAAGACCAACAAAGCCAGCTGAACACCCGCACCCGGTCTTGGGCCGCCCTGCCTGATCCGCTACTCATGGCCGCAGACCTGCTGAGTACCGGAGACCTGCAGGGCATGGCGCTACTCAGCGGCGGGCGCGTGACCACCGCCATGATCGCCTCTGACGTGCCGCCCGCCGACTGGCAACCCGGCGCTGTGGCCCCGCGCCAACGCTTTGCCATTCGGGGCAACCGGGTCTGGCTGCTGGCCCGTGCCAAACGGCTGGGCGACACAGAACTGCTGCTGATGCGCCAAATTGACGCTGGGGTGCTGTCTCCTGCACCCTTCGTCACGCGGGTCAGTGTCGCCTCGGAACCGGCGAAGCTGTTGCCCGGACAAGCGACAATAAGTGCGCCTGACGACCTGAGCATAGCCGCCGCAGACCCGCGCGATCTCAATTCAGTAAACGATGATGCAGCCCGCTTGGGTTCAAGCAACTCAGCCAACCCCAACCCAATCGTCAGCGTGCAGAGCAACACCAGTGTTCAGAGTGTGCGTACATTTGCGAAGGGGCAGGGGGGCCGCGCCCTGGAAGTCTGGGTGTCGCAGCCGCGTACGCTGCACGATCAGGGGGTCAGGGCAGTCAGAACGGCCAGCCTCACGGTGCTGGTGTTGATCCTGGCCTGTATCGTGATGGCTCTGTGTCTGCTGGATTCGTTGGTGTTTGCACGGCTGGCCCGCCTACGGCGCTTCGTGCAGCGCATAGAAACGGAACCGGACACGGCGGCCCGCCTGCATCTGGGACAGGGCGAAGACGAACTGCATCTGGTGGCCCGCGCCCTGAACCTGACGCTAGACCGCGTGACGGGCGACCACAACATCATGCGGGCGCAGGGTGAGACCCTGCGACTGATTGCCGAAAACGGGAACGTAGACGACGTGCTGCGCGTGATTCAGGCCGCACTGGAGCGCAGATCGCCGGGAGCCCCGGCCGAGTTGCAGAGTTTTGGGCCGCCCACCCTGGCTGGTATGAACTACATGGATCCCACCATCTGGGCCGTGTCGGTGCGGGGCCGTGCCGGAGACCGTTACGGGCAACTGCGCCTGACCTATCCGGGCGTGCTGCCCGAAGATATTGCCAGCGAAGCCGCGTGGATGGCCGAACTGTTGGGCGTAGCCGCCGAGCAGGAGCGCCTGCGCGGGCAACTGTCTTTTCATGCCTACAACGATGAATTGACTGGACTACCCAACCGCCGGGGCCTGCTCAGAACCCTGGCCCGCACCGTCCCCGACGCGCTGGAACGCGGCACGCCCGTAGCGGTGCTGTATCTGGACCTAGACCGTTTTAAGCGCCTGAACGACACGCTGGGCCACGCTGCCGGAGACGAACTGTTGCGGCAGGTGGCCGCAAGGATTGGGCGGGCATGCTGCCCCAACGATCAGGCGGCCCGGTTGGGCGGAGACGAATTTGTGATCGTGTTGCCGCGTGCAGGAACAGAAGCCGAAGTCGCGCAGATTGCCCAACGCCTCGTAACCACGTTGGAGACGCCCTTTGAAGTGTTTGGACACGCCTTCCAGCCCACCGCCAGCATCGGGGTGGCGCTGGCCCCCCGCGACGGCCACGACCCCGAACAACTGCTGCGCCTGGCTGATCTGGCGATGGTTCATGCCAAAGCGCGTGGGCCGGGGCGGGTGGCCTTTTTTACCCCCGACCTCGAAGACGCGCTGCTTGACCGGGTACAAATAGAAAACGACCTGCGCGAAACGCTACGCACTGGCGGCCTCACGCTGGCCTATCAACCTCTCGTGAACCTGAGTACAGGACGGGCAGAGGGTCTGGAAGCCCTGCTGCGCTGGATTCACCCGCTGCGCGGCCCCGTGCCCCCCAGCATCTTTATTCCTATTGCCGAAGATGCTGGACTGATCGGTCTACTGGGCGACTGGGTGCTGCGCGAGGCCACCACACAACTGGCGGCGTGGCGCAGTCAGGGGATAGAAACCCATGTGGCCATCAACGTGAGCGCGGTGCAACTGCTGACGCCCAATTTTGTGGTGCAGGTCAAGGCGGCCCTCGAAGACAACGGCCTGCCGCCCTCCGCCCTGGCCCTCGAAGTCACCGAATCTCTGCTGATGGACGGGACGCCCGGTTCGGCGGCCCACACCCACCTGATGAAACTCAGCAACCACGGCGTGAGGGTGTGGGTCGATGATTTCGGCACGGGCTACAGCAGCCTCAGCTACCTGCACCGCTTACCCATTCACGCCGTGAAAGTTGACCGCTCGTTTGTCATGGGCCTCAGAAGCGGCCCCGAAGCTGAGCGCATCATCGAAACGATCGTGACGCTGGCACACCACCTAGATCTGAAGGTGGTGGCCGAGGGCGTAGAGCAAGACTGGCAGGCCGAGGTGCTGAAACGGTTGGGCTGCGACCACGCACAGGGTTATTTTTATGCTCGTCCTGCCGCGGCTGGACAGGTTCCGCGGCTGTTTGCCACGCCGCTGGGCCAAGTGTTGCAGCCTGCCCTGCCGCCCTCGCAGGCCAAATGA
- a CDS encoding response regulator transcription factor, which produces MDQRILLIEDNPDITRVVQYELEQAGYRVLTAPDGVTGLTSARENAPDLVILDLGLPDFDGAEIARRLRKTSSVPIIILTAMDAVDRKVNLLEAGADDYMTKPFHPEELVARVKVQLRHQQHGEVIQIGALEIHPQKRLCHYNGHEVRLSPKEFDLLTFLARQPGRVYSRQEIEREVWNGELPSNSNVVDVHMANMRAKLRDLDGYGIIRTVRGIGYALKTP; this is translated from the coding sequence ATGGATCAACGCATTTTGCTTATCGAAGACAACCCCGACATTACCCGAGTCGTCCAGTACGAACTCGAGCAGGCCGGATACCGTGTGCTGACCGCCCCAGACGGCGTGACGGGCCTCACCAGCGCCCGCGAAAATGCGCCCGATCTGGTCATTCTCGACCTCGGGTTGCCCGACTTTGACGGCGCAGAAATCGCCCGTCGCCTCCGCAAAACCAGCTCTGTGCCGATCATTATTCTGACGGCGATGGACGCAGTAGACCGCAAAGTGAACCTGCTGGAAGCGGGCGCAGACGACTACATGACCAAGCCGTTTCACCCCGAAGAACTCGTGGCCCGCGTGAAGGTGCAGCTGCGCCACCAGCAGCACGGCGAAGTGATTCAGATCGGGGCGCTAGAAATCCACCCGCAAAAACGCCTGTGCCACTACAACGGCCATGAAGTGCGTCTCTCGCCCAAAGAATTTGATTTGCTGACCTTTCTGGCACGGCAGCCGGGGCGCGTGTACTCCCGCCAAGAAATCGAGCGGGAAGTGTGGAACGGCGAATTGCCCAGCAATTCTAACGTCGTAGACGTGCATATGGCGAATATGCGGGCCAAACTGCGAGACCTGGACGGTTATGGCATCATTCGCACGGTGCGCGGGATTGGCTACGCACTGAAGACGCCCTGA
- a CDS encoding IclR family transcriptional regulator — translation MLSLQKAASILGAFSAEQPEWGVRALALHLTLPRATAHAYLAGLTDAGFLRRTPAGKYRLSWHLAEMGGQLTAALPWFPDARSLITRLALEVRAVAFLCILEGEEVVCAIRERHPDADIDLPLDIYLPATATASGKILYAHADISPRTFSACTDSSITTPDEWRTEVARVRRRGYAYSIEEWIPNQCTLGVPYHYAEGVVAAIGVQMSAERYLREERSIRERVLGIVHEAEALG, via the coding sequence GTGCTGTCATTGCAAAAGGCCGCGAGCATTTTGGGGGCGTTTAGCGCCGAGCAACCGGAGTGGGGCGTGCGTGCGTTGGCGCTTCATCTGACCTTGCCCCGCGCCACCGCCCACGCCTATTTGGCGGGCCTCACCGACGCCGGATTTCTGCGCCGCACCCCCGCCGGAAAGTACCGCCTGTCCTGGCATCTGGCCGAAATGGGCGGGCAACTGACTGCTGCTTTGCCCTGGTTCCCCGACGCCCGCAGTCTGATTACCCGGCTGGCGCTGGAGGTTCGGGCGGTGGCCTTCCTGTGCATTCTGGAAGGCGAGGAGGTGGTCTGTGCCATCCGTGAACGCCACCCCGACGCCGACATAGACCTGCCGCTGGACATCTATCTGCCCGCTACGGCCACTGCTAGCGGCAAAATCTTGTATGCCCACGCCGACATTTCCCCGCGCACCTTTAGTGCCTGCACCGACAGCAGCATCACCACGCCCGACGAGTGGCGAACCGAGGTGGCCCGCGTGCGCCGCCGGGGATACGCCTATTCCATAGAAGAATGGATTCCGAATCAGTGCACGTTGGGCGTGCCGTACCACTATGCAGAGGGCGTGGTGGCGGCCATTGGCGTGCAAATGAGCGCCGAACGCTACCTGCGTGAGGAACGCAGCATTCGGGAGCGAGTCCTCGGCATCGTGCATGAGGCAGAGGCACTGGGGTAG
- a CDS encoding cytochrome c, translated as MFRSTPLLLLSLPALALLIGTAVLTASAQQAGALATATSISPAAVQTERGAVLYRLACAMCHGDKLEGGSAEALAGNNFRATYQGLPPRAIHHLIAGLHGHLPPLTKQEALDVTVFILNFNGLPLNRELVEAGLDVVPERAATIK; from the coding sequence GTGTTTCGCTCTACTCCGCTGCTGCTCCTCAGTTTGCCTGCTCTTGCCCTGCTGATAGGCACAGCCGTACTTACCGCCAGCGCACAGCAAGCCGGAGCGCTGGCAACGGCAACCAGCATCTCCCCTGCCGCCGTACAAACAGAGCGTGGAGCCGTGCTGTACCGCCTTGCGTGCGCCATGTGTCACGGCGACAAGTTGGAGGGTGGAAGCGCCGAAGCGTTGGCCGGGAACAATTTCCGGGCTACTTATCAGGGCTTGCCGCCGCGTGCCATCCATCATTTGATTGCTGGGCTGCACGGTCACCTGCCACCCCTAACCAAGCAGGAGGCACTGGATGTGACGGTATTTATTCTGAATTTCAATGGGTTGCCGCTGAACAGGGAACTGGTGGAAGCAGGGCTGGATGTGGTGCCAGAACGTGCGGCGACGATCAAGTAG
- a CDS encoding amino acid ABC transporter permease, with amino-acid sequence MDITLILNSAVQSLPVLVQGAGITLGFALAAMVLGLPLGFAVALARLSRIAALRWITSIYVSFIRGTPLLVQIFVIYYGLPSFGVTLNPVVGGVLALTLNAGAYLSETIRGAIQSVPRGQREAATSLGLNGAQTMRLIVLPQAMRVAAPSLGNSLIGLVKDTSLVSVITVVELLRSAQLVIARTFEPFGPYLMAALLYWIMSLLLEGVQRSVERRLSRGVA; translated from the coding sequence ATGGACATAACCCTGATCCTGAATAGCGCCGTGCAGTCGCTGCCCGTGCTGGTGCAGGGAGCCGGAATTACCCTGGGTTTTGCGCTGGCCGCGATGGTGCTGGGGCTGCCGCTGGGCTTCGCGGTGGCATTGGCCCGCCTGTCCCGCATTGCGGCGCTGCGCTGGATCACGAGTATCTACGTGTCGTTTATTCGCGGTACGCCCTTGCTGGTGCAGATTTTCGTGATTTATTACGGGCTGCCCAGCTTTGGCGTCACGCTCAATCCAGTGGTGGGCGGCGTACTCGCCCTGACCCTGAATGCCGGGGCGTACCTCTCAGAAACCATTCGCGGAGCCATTCAGAGTGTGCCGCGTGGTCAACGTGAGGCGGCCACCAGTTTGGGCCTGAACGGGGCACAGACCATGCGCCTGATCGTGTTGCCCCAGGCCATGCGGGTGGCCGCGCCCAGCCTCGGCAACAGCCTGATCGGGCTGGTCAAAGACACGTCGCTGGTCAGTGTGATTACAGTGGTCGAGTTGCTCAGAAGCGCTCAGCTGGTCATCGCCCGCACCTTCGAGCCGTTCGGCCCGTACCTGATGGCGGCCCTGCTGTACTGGATCATGAGCCTGCTGCTGGAAGGCGTGCAGCGCAGCGTAGAGCGGCGGCTGTCACGGGGCGTGGCGTAG
- a CDS encoding transporter substrate-binding domain-containing protein, whose protein sequence is MKRTLILSALALSLATTAAAQRPTTLTPGVLKIGMEGTYAPFTFKDEKGQLVGFDVDIAKAVAARLGLKPEFVLTEWSGILAGLQARKYDVIVNQVGITAERQKAIGFSNAYAYSSPQIIVRKNAATAFKNLTELKGKRVGVGLGSNFEKQLRDAGGINVVTYPGAPEYLSDLISGRIDAAFNDRLLVGYLIKKDGLPVKGAGVIGAAEPVGIAFRKDNTSLKTAIDRALLQIKANGTYAKISRQWFGQDVSKP, encoded by the coding sequence ATGAAACGCACCCTGATCCTGTCCGCCCTTGCTCTGAGTCTCGCCACCACTGCTGCTGCCCAGCGTCCCACCACCCTGACGCCGGGCGTGCTGAAAATCGGTATGGAAGGCACCTACGCGCCCTTCACCTTCAAGGATGAAAAGGGCCAACTGGTGGGCTTTGACGTGGATATTGCCAAAGCCGTCGCCGCCCGCCTGGGCCTGAAGCCCGAGTTCGTGCTGACCGAGTGGAGCGGCATTCTGGCCGGACTGCAGGCCCGCAAGTACGACGTGATCGTGAATCAGGTGGGCATTACCGCCGAGCGCCAGAAAGCCATCGGCTTCAGCAACGCCTATGCGTACAGCAGCCCACAAATCATCGTCCGCAAGAATGCCGCCACCGCCTTCAAAAATCTGACTGAACTGAAGGGCAAGCGCGTGGGTGTGGGCCTCGGCAGCAACTTTGAAAAGCAGTTGCGTGATGCGGGCGGCATCAATGTGGTCACGTACCCCGGCGCTCCTGAATACCTCAGCGACCTGATTTCGGGCCGCATCGACGCCGCCTTCAATGACCGCCTGCTGGTGGGCTACCTCATCAAAAAAGACGGTCTGCCTGTGAAGGGTGCGGGCGTGATCGGCGCAGCGGAGCCTGTGGGCATCGCCTTCCGTAAAGACAACACCAGCCTCAAAACTGCCATTGACCGCGCCCTGTTGCAGATCAAGGCCAACGGCACCTACGCCAAGATCAGCCGCCAGTGGTTTGGTCAGGACGTCAGCAAACCTTAA
- the nth gene encoding endonuclease III has protein sequence MTDGSLFPQLPAPAPADALNATQPAPVRAELLAWMAGLLRAEYGERPLIPRRAPMHELISTILSQRTTHADEEAAYGELCLLGDWDEIIAAPVEAVAHAIRRSNYPESKAPRIQATLSAIKAERGSYDLDFLAELPVADALKWLTNLPGVGVKTASLVLLFNFARPVFPVDTHVHRVTTRVGAIPRMGEQAAHRALLSLLPPDAPHLYELHVNLLRHGQKVCHWTAPKCPVCILKDRCDAHAIYGDRVPSFGK, from the coding sequence ATGACTGACGGCTCTCTTTTTCCTCAGCTTCCTGCGCCCGCCCCAGCCGACGCCCTGAACGCCACGCAGCCTGCCCCAGTGCGGGCCGAACTGCTGGCCTGGATGGCGGGACTGTTGCGGGCCGAATACGGTGAGCGTCCGCTGATTCCACGGCGAGCGCCCATGCACGAGCTGATCAGCACCATTTTGTCTCAGCGCACCACGCACGCCGACGAGGAAGCTGCCTATGGGGAACTGTGTTTGCTGGGCGACTGGGACGAGATTATTGCCGCCCCGGTGGAAGCAGTGGCCCACGCCATTCGCCGCAGCAATTACCCCGAAAGCAAAGCGCCGCGCATTCAGGCCACGCTCAGCGCCATTAAGGCCGAACGCGGGAGCTACGATCTGGACTTTCTGGCCGAATTGCCGGTGGCCGACGCCCTGAAATGGCTCACCAACTTGCCGGGCGTCGGGGTGAAAACAGCTTCTCTGGTGCTTTTATTCAATTTCGCGCGGCCCGTGTTTCCCGTAGATACGCACGTTCACCGCGTCACCACCCGCGTCGGGGCTATTCCGCGCATGGGCGAGCAGGCGGCCCACCGCGCCCTGCTGTCGTTGCTGCCACCCGACGCCCCGCACCTGTACGAACTGCATGTAAACCTGCTGCGGCACGGGCAAAAGGTGTGTCACTGGACAGCGCCCAAGTGTCCGGTGTGCATCCTCAAGGACCGCTGCGACGCCCACGCGATTTACGGCGACCGGGTTCCCAGCTTTGGGAAGTAG